A genomic segment from Saprospiraceae bacterium encodes:
- a CDS encoding glycosyltransferase, whose protein sequence is MKVLLFIPQRYGFFHSFKETFEHLGAEVHAVDYYDVVKKWEKKVNVQVFRLPNKYRLKWEAYYFQKINEFYLAEYNRLKPDVIYIYNNELLLPSTLDYIKKKGTKIGFFLGDSPFYTPTNRHYLQLLDYASAIFTTDSFWIHQFSKMGLKNLYLTYPSVPTHQHFPKTLAKETYEELKTEVLYVGMSYTDSWGYKKAKFLNEFTDFDLHIHGNTDWKRWFKDFPKLKNHYKERTGYLSVEKMNDMYNATKIIPIDGNPGLLHAAHWRLMEVLGSGTLPLMEWQNGLKEVFPEGSDLPAVQSYDEIVEMTRFYLNNEDKRVEKVEWMRNIVLEKYSIENNASMIADALKLGVKVGSASLT, encoded by the coding sequence ATGAAGGTTTTGTTGTTTATTCCCCAACGTTATGGTTTTTTTCACTCCTTTAAGGAGACCTTTGAACACCTTGGAGCTGAAGTCCATGCGGTGGACTACTATGATGTGGTCAAAAAATGGGAGAAAAAAGTAAATGTGCAGGTCTTTAGATTGCCTAATAAGTACCGACTAAAATGGGAGGCTTATTATTTCCAAAAAATAAATGAGTTTTATTTGGCGGAGTACAATCGCTTGAAGCCAGATGTCATTTATATTTATAATAATGAATTGTTATTGCCAAGCACCCTCGACTATATAAAAAAGAAGGGTACAAAAATCGGTTTTTTCTTAGGCGACAGCCCATTTTATACCCCAACCAATCGACATTATCTTCAGCTATTGGATTATGCTAGCGCCATCTTTACGACGGATTCCTTCTGGATACATCAGTTCAGCAAAATGGGTTTAAAAAACCTATACCTAACTTATCCGAGCGTGCCTACTCATCAGCATTTTCCCAAAACCCTTGCCAAAGAGACCTATGAAGAATTGAAAACGGAGGTGCTTTATGTCGGTATGTCCTATACCGATAGCTGGGGTTACAAGAAAGCAAAATTCCTTAATGAATTCACTGATTTTGACCTTCATATTCATGGAAATACTGACTGGAAGCGATGGTTTAAGGATTTTCCCAAATTGAAAAATCACTATAAAGAACGAACGGGTTATTTATCGGTGGAAAAGATGAATGATATGTATAATGCCACTAAAATCATTCCCATTGATGGCAATCCAGGCCTTTTGCATGCGGCCCATTGGCGGCTAATGGAGGTTTTGGGTTCAGGAACGCTTCCATTGATGGAATGGCAAAATGGTTTAAAGGAAGTATTTCCGGAAGGATCAGACTTACCGGCTGTTCAGTCTTACGATGAAATAGTGGAAATGACAAGATTTTACTTAAACAATGAGGACAAAAGAGTTGAAAAAGTAGAATGGATGCGTAATATTGTTTTAGAAAAGTATTCCATTGAAAACAATGCCAGTATGATAGCTGATGCCTTAAAGTTAGGTGTGAAAGTTGGTTCTGCGAGCCTAACTTAG
- a CDS encoding ATP-grasp domain-containing protein encodes MEKRILVFGAGDNQHLLIKACKELGYFTVATDPNANAPGRAEADVFAVLPPKDFEGHCDLIERERIGGIVTCQMENPLLMMAELAQKYGFLFPEPAVIHRARNKYLMKQAFLQHGVPCAKGIKIDGLQQLEALDLSEWQFPLIIKPVDSFSSRGVYRAETRAALLDHYTETARFSSSDQVLVEEFLEGPEVSVEGVVFNGEAAIIQVTDKVITPYPHTVELAHFQPTSLSAAVCDAIGGVVKSAIAALGMDHTGFHAELKLTQQGPKMIEIGARLGGDYISSYLTQLSTGVDLNRAIAQIAMGDQPDLKIAYHRFSGIQYVNWDAGKKVKAVQSIELFLKKPQVAYADIFVKPGDILPQITESSLRHSFFITSGTDRNELLVNIERLSKELSDLLILE; translated from the coding sequence ATGGAAAAGCGAATCTTGGTATTTGGCGCAGGCGATAACCAACACTTGTTGATCAAAGCTTGCAAAGAACTGGGTTACTTTACGGTAGCGACTGATCCTAATGCCAATGCGCCAGGCAGAGCGGAAGCAGATGTCTTCGCCGTCTTGCCACCTAAGGACTTTGAAGGGCATTGTGACCTCATCGAACGAGAGCGAATTGGCGGCATTGTGACTTGCCAAATGGAAAACCCCTTGCTGATGATGGCTGAATTGGCTCAAAAATATGGATTTTTATTTCCAGAACCAGCGGTTATTCACAGGGCTCGAAACAAGTACCTGATGAAGCAAGCTTTTTTGCAGCATGGAGTGCCTTGTGCCAAGGGAATTAAGATCGATGGGTTGCAACAATTAGAGGCGCTGGATTTATCGGAATGGCAATTTCCATTGATTATTAAACCGGTTGACAGTTTCTCTAGCCGTGGGGTGTATAGGGCTGAAACGAGGGCTGCGCTGCTGGATCATTATACAGAGACTGCCCGCTTTTCTTCTAGTGATCAAGTGCTGGTGGAGGAATTTTTGGAAGGACCAGAAGTAAGTGTTGAAGGGGTGGTATTCAATGGAGAAGCAGCGATTATCCAGGTCACCGATAAGGTCATAACGCCTTATCCACATACGGTTGAGTTGGCTCATTTTCAGCCTACCAGCCTGTCAGCAGCAGTTTGTGATGCTATTGGCGGGGTAGTAAAGTCAGCGATAGCAGCGCTGGGAATGGATCATACGGGGTTTCATGCCGAGTTGAAATTGACGCAGCAAGGACCAAAGATGATTGAGATTGGTGCTAGGCTAGGCGGCGATTATATTTCTTCCTACCTGACGCAGCTTTCAACTGGGGTCGATTTGAATCGGGCCATTGCACAGATCGCAATGGGTGATCAGCCCGATTTAAAAATTGCCTATCATCGCTTTTCCGGCATTCAATACGTCAATTGGGATGCGGGAAAAAAAGTGAAAGCAGTTCAATCCATAGAACTTTTTTTAAAAAAACCACAAGTGGCTTATGCTGATATTTTTGTAAAGCCCGGTGATATTTTACCTCAAATTACTGAAAGTAGCTTACGGCACTCCTTCTTTATTACTAGTGGAACAGATAGAAACGAACTCCTGGTGAATATAGAGCGCTTGTCTAAAGAACTTTCTGATTTATTAATTCTAGAATGA
- a CDS encoding DegT/DnrJ/EryC1/StrS aminotransferase family protein, whose translation MNNMTINPTTSLAINGGPAVTDKPVLIHLPTITDEDIQAVTQAMKTTFVSGDGPACREFERQLAEYLGVKHALFLNSATTALDLAFMVKDFPPGSEVIVPNFTYTSTALGPILNNLKIVLADVRPDNGNIDVQKLESYITEKTVAIIPIDYAGNPPEMDEINAIAKKYGLYVVEDTAQSIGSKYKGKYTGNHADVGTFSFHGTKNMTTGEGGALVTNDDEIADRVKIMREKGTDKYSFLTDNITRGYYQYVDKGSSYVQSNINGAMGITQLARLEEMNAQRRAIAEYYLAELAGIDGLDFIKITEGAEHNWHLFGLLVPPDKRYWIMDALRKEGILANVHYTPLHLNKYYSHLGTDKDFPGSMAFFNRLLRIPIYPSLSKEDQEKVVMAVQKVFANL comes from the coding sequence ATGAACAACATGACCATTAATCCGACTACAAGCTTAGCTATAAATGGAGGCCCAGCAGTCACCGATAAGCCGGTACTCATCCACCTCCCTACAATTACCGATGAAGATATTCAAGCGGTAACCCAAGCCATGAAGACCACCTTTGTGAGTGGTGATGGCCCAGCCTGTCGCGAATTTGAGCGACAATTGGCTGAATACTTAGGGGTTAAACATGCCCTATTTTTAAACTCCGCTACGACGGCCCTAGATCTAGCTTTCATGGTCAAGGACTTTCCACCCGGCAGTGAAGTTATCGTTCCCAATTTTACCTATACCAGCACGGCACTTGGGCCGATCCTTAATAACCTTAAGATCGTCCTGGCCGATGTCAGACCGGATAACGGTAATATCGATGTGCAAAAATTGGAATCCTATATTACCGAAAAAACAGTTGCGATAATTCCCATAGATTATGCGGGGAATCCGCCAGAAATGGATGAAATTAATGCCATTGCCAAGAAATACGGCTTGTACGTAGTAGAAGATACCGCCCAATCTATAGGCTCTAAGTACAAAGGTAAATACACTGGCAATCATGCCGATGTGGGAACCTTCTCTTTTCATGGCACCAAAAACATGACGACAGGGGAGGGTGGTGCCTTGGTTACGAATGATGATGAGATTGCTGACCGTGTAAAAATCATGCGGGAGAAAGGAACCGATAAATATTCTTTCTTAACAGACAACATCACCAGGGGTTATTATCAATATGTAGATAAAGGAAGCAGCTATGTGCAATCCAATATCAATGGGGCGATGGGCATAACCCAATTGGCCCGCTTAGAGGAAATGAACGCCCAGCGACGTGCCATTGCCGAATACTACTTGGCGGAATTGGCTGGTATTGATGGATTGGATTTTATAAAAATTACCGAAGGGGCAGAACACAATTGGCATTTATTTGGCTTATTAGTACCACCGGATAAACGCTATTGGATCATGGATGCTTTGCGCAAGGAGGGCATTTTGGCAAATGTGCATTACACGCCGCTTCACCTCAACAAATATTATTCTCACTTGGGTACAGATAAGGATTTTCCGGGCTCTATGGCTTTTTTCAATCGCTTGCTCCGCATTCCTATTTATCCATCTTTGAGCAAAGAGGACCAGGAGAAAGTGGTGATGGCCGTACAAAAAGTCTTCGCAAATCTTTAA